From one Musa acuminata AAA Group cultivar baxijiao chromosome BXJ2-6, Cavendish_Baxijiao_AAA, whole genome shotgun sequence genomic stretch:
- the LOC103986653 gene encoding uncharacterized protein At1g51745 isoform X2, with translation MGFSEDGDGGGNGVDCSVGTIVWVRRRNGSWWPGRILGPDELSASHLMSPRSGTPVKLLGREDASVDWYNLEKSKRVKAFRCGEFDACIEKAEASLGVPIKKREKYARREDAILHALELERKQLEMNQHEQAIMSNGVTGKPFTLKKEFNNMSSSDIFSRNDESSRHSKYSIHKSPTVPNKAALLHEEENISNSTNIYDGKNYKQIGWQKDFSESIPRMRGLQDFGLRTAPKKKLPHSISWLTTRKSSDNYMDDFPCSDNVVGGMDHIRSSKSTLAIKRKRSHGATIEESLVKKRDRRRPLHQVLQSSAKLQASHSSQIDRYPNLVIMQGEKDQLGVMCRAKRSRCIYLPADSVNYQDDEGYSSEETQTPTDQFGLDNCLNQPGSLAEGCTSEMIETDESDSSPRDYLETRMEDGDTLGEKFGDMYNDDVPFTGYTSQVHPREHPADASAEVGVSKWHMKGKRNIRNLVKMPADVMDHKISIIGSEKCNSSARETAYGAKCSSSRLVEMEHPGQRDVEHGSCHIKTEENYSSDEADLIGEDFLQDEINGYNNQTYPLASKASRGLRRSHFGFNHLENDSHSMSTSGWEADGSHHRARTKFWEESDECYDTVYAAQASREMGSILFDVNLKVKASYQGEHVPLVSLMSRLNGKAIIGHPVQIEILEDGSAGQYTSSNYSCPDESVAHQPVWRTARRTAMQRVPRPNPVASSLEDDDAGISRYSEQQSRTSDHSKDQSRLAKNKLMSAHRPPLGKIHKKSLKRVTLSSQKTRTLSSFAIEQRLGRQNCNTRLARGSDGFSGLMKLERQVPVVPCVPVKVAYSRILEAVRRPSSNLNRVRMANLAIRDAS, from the exons ATGGGGTTTTCTGAGGACGGGGATGGAGGGGGGAATGGAGTCGATTGCAGCGTCGGCACGATCGTTTGGGTACGGCGGAGGAACGGCTCGTGGTGGCCGGGGAGGATTCTTGGCCCCGACGAGCTGTCGGCGTCGCATCTCATGTCGCCAAGGTCCGGGACGCCGGTCAAACTCCTGGGTAGGGAGGACGCCAGCGT TGACTGGTATAACTTGGAGAAATCCAAACGTGTAAAGGCATTTCGCTGTGGGGAGTTTGATGCCTGCATTGAAAAGGCTGAAGCTTCTCTAGGAGTTCCTataaagaaaagggagaaatatGCACGTCGAGAAGATGCTATTCTCCATGCTCTTGAACTTGAGAGAAAGCAGCTCGAGATGAATCAGCATGAACAAGCCATCATGTCAAATGGAGTTACCGGCAAACCTTTTACACTGAAAAAAGAGTTCAATAACATGTCATCATCAGATATATTCTCCAGAAATGATGAATCTTCGAGACATAGTAAATATTCCATTCACAAGTCTCCCACAGTTCCCAATAAAGCAGCTTTGTTGCATGAGGAAGAGAATATTAGCAATTCTACAAATATATATGACGGAAAAAATTATAAGCAAATAGGGTGGCAGAAAGATTTTTCTGAATCTATTCCTCGGATGAGAGGACTACAGGATTTTGGCCTGAGGACTGCTCCAAAGAAAAAGCTCCCACACTCTATTTCTTGGTTGACTACCAGGAAATCTTCTGACAACTACATGGATGATTTTCCTTGTTCTGACAATGTAGTAGGAGGTATGGATCATATCAGGAGTAGCAAAAGTACCTTGGCAATCAAAAGGAAAAGGTCACATGGTGCTACAATTGAAGAATCTCTAGTGAAAAAACGCGATAGACGTAGGCCACTTCATCAAGTTTTACAAAGTAGTGCAAAATTGCAGGCTTCTCATTCATCTCAGATTGATCGCTATCCTAATCTTGTCATAATGCAAGGGGAAAAAGACCAATTGGGTGTTATGTGTCGGGCAAAACGAAGCAGATGCATCTATCTGCCTGCTGATTCAGTTAATTATCAGGATGATGAAGGATATTCTTCTGAAGAAACACAAACACCAACTGACCAGTTTGGACTGGATAATTGCCTTAACCAACCTGGTTCGCTGGCAGAAGGTTGCACATCTGAGATGATTGAGACGGATGAATCTGATTCTTCCCCAAGGGATTACTTGGAGACTAGGATGGAGGATGGAGATACCTTAGGAG AAAAATTTGGCGATATGTACAATGACGATGTGCCTTTTACTGGCTACACTTCCCAAGTGCATCCTCGTGAACATCCTGCAGATGCTTCTGCTGAGGTGGGAGTTTCCAAATGGCATATGAAAGGAAAACGCAACATCCGTAATCTAGTGAAGATGCCAGCTGATGTAATGGATCACAAGATCAGTATCATTGGTTCAGAGAAATGCAACAGTTCTGCAAGGGAAACAGCATATGGGGCCAAGTGTAGCAGTTCAAGACTGGTGGAGATGGAACATCCCGGCCAGAGGGATGTGGAGCATGGTTCTTGCCATATTAAAACGGAGGAAAACTATTCTTCTGATGAGGCTGATTTGATTGGTGAGGATTTTCTTCAGGATGAAATCAATGGATATAACAATCAAACATATCCGTTAGCCTCTAAAGCATCTAGGGGTCTCAGGAGAAGCCACTTTGGCTTCAACCATTTGGAAAATGATTCTCATTCAATGTCGACATCAGGCTGGGAAGCTGATGGGTCACATCACAGAGCTCGAACGAAATTTTGGGAAGAATCTGATGAGTGCTATGATACTGTTTATGCTGCTCAGGCAAGCAGAGAGATGGGGTCCATTTTGTTTGATGTTAATCTGAAAGTTAAAGCGAGCTATCAAGGTGAGCATGTCCCTCTGGTTTCTCTAATGAGCAGATTGAATGGAAAAGCAATTATAGGGCACCCTGTCCAGATTGAAATTTTAGAAGATGGTTCTGCTGGTCAATATACTTCTAGCAATTATTCTTGTCCGGATGAAAGTGTAGCACACCAACCTGTCTGGAGGACTGCCAGAAGAACAGCCATGCAACGAGTCCCTCGTCCTAATCCGGTGGCATCTTCTTTGGAGGATGATGATGCTGGGATTTCTAGATATTCAGAGCAACAAAGCAGAACTTCAGATCATTCTAAGGACCAGTCCAGATTAGCTAAAAATAAGCTAATGTCCGCTCACCGACCACCCTTGGGGAAGATTCACAAGAAGTCATTGAAAAGGGTAACCTTGTCGAGCCAGAAAACCAGAACACTATCTTCTTTTGCAATTGAACAAAGACTTGGTCGTCAGAATTGCAACACAAGGCTTGCAAGGGGAAGTGATGGATTCAGTGGCTTGATGAAACTGGAGAGGCAAGTGCCTGTAGTTCCATGTGTCCCCGTGAAGGTAGCATATAGTAGGATTCTGGAAGCAGTTAGAAGgccatcatcaaatttgaatcgtgTTCGAATGGCCAATTTAGCAATAAGAGATGCGTCATAG
- the LOC103986653 gene encoding uncharacterized protein At1g51745 isoform X1, with amino-acid sequence MGFSEDGDGGGNGVDCSVGTIVWVRRRNGSWWPGRILGPDELSASHLMSPRSGTPVKLLGREDASVDWYNLEKSKRVKAFRCGEFDACIEKAEASLGVPIKKREKYARREDAILHALELERKQLEMNQHEQAIMSNGVTGKPFTLKKEFNNMSSSDIFSRNDESSRHSKYSIHKSPTVPNKAALLHEEENISNSTNIYDGKNYKQIGWQKDFSESIPRMRGLQDFGLRTAPKKKLPHSISWLTTRKSSDNYMDDFPCSDNVVGGMDHIRSSKSTLAIKRKRSHGATIEESLVKKRDRRRPLHQVLQSSAKLQASHSSQIDRYPNLVIMQGEKDQLGVMCRAKRSRCIYLPADSVNYQDDEGYSSEETQTPTDQFGLDNCLNQPGSLAEGCTSEMIETDESDSSPRDYLETRMEDGDTLGDASCSLPPGRKDCDPSAYLISEKFGDMYNDDVPFTGYTSQVHPREHPADASAEVGVSKWHMKGKRNIRNLVKMPADVMDHKISIIGSEKCNSSARETAYGAKCSSSRLVEMEHPGQRDVEHGSCHIKTEENYSSDEADLIGEDFLQDEINGYNNQTYPLASKASRGLRRSHFGFNHLENDSHSMSTSGWEADGSHHRARTKFWEESDECYDTVYAAQASREMGSILFDVNLKVKASYQGEHVPLVSLMSRLNGKAIIGHPVQIEILEDGSAGQYTSSNYSCPDESVAHQPVWRTARRTAMQRVPRPNPVASSLEDDDAGISRYSEQQSRTSDHSKDQSRLAKNKLMSAHRPPLGKIHKKSLKRVTLSSQKTRTLSSFAIEQRLGRQNCNTRLARGSDGFSGLMKLERQVPVVPCVPVKVAYSRILEAVRRPSSNLNRVRMANLAIRDAS; translated from the exons ATGGGGTTTTCTGAGGACGGGGATGGAGGGGGGAATGGAGTCGATTGCAGCGTCGGCACGATCGTTTGGGTACGGCGGAGGAACGGCTCGTGGTGGCCGGGGAGGATTCTTGGCCCCGACGAGCTGTCGGCGTCGCATCTCATGTCGCCAAGGTCCGGGACGCCGGTCAAACTCCTGGGTAGGGAGGACGCCAGCGT TGACTGGTATAACTTGGAGAAATCCAAACGTGTAAAGGCATTTCGCTGTGGGGAGTTTGATGCCTGCATTGAAAAGGCTGAAGCTTCTCTAGGAGTTCCTataaagaaaagggagaaatatGCACGTCGAGAAGATGCTATTCTCCATGCTCTTGAACTTGAGAGAAAGCAGCTCGAGATGAATCAGCATGAACAAGCCATCATGTCAAATGGAGTTACCGGCAAACCTTTTACACTGAAAAAAGAGTTCAATAACATGTCATCATCAGATATATTCTCCAGAAATGATGAATCTTCGAGACATAGTAAATATTCCATTCACAAGTCTCCCACAGTTCCCAATAAAGCAGCTTTGTTGCATGAGGAAGAGAATATTAGCAATTCTACAAATATATATGACGGAAAAAATTATAAGCAAATAGGGTGGCAGAAAGATTTTTCTGAATCTATTCCTCGGATGAGAGGACTACAGGATTTTGGCCTGAGGACTGCTCCAAAGAAAAAGCTCCCACACTCTATTTCTTGGTTGACTACCAGGAAATCTTCTGACAACTACATGGATGATTTTCCTTGTTCTGACAATGTAGTAGGAGGTATGGATCATATCAGGAGTAGCAAAAGTACCTTGGCAATCAAAAGGAAAAGGTCACATGGTGCTACAATTGAAGAATCTCTAGTGAAAAAACGCGATAGACGTAGGCCACTTCATCAAGTTTTACAAAGTAGTGCAAAATTGCAGGCTTCTCATTCATCTCAGATTGATCGCTATCCTAATCTTGTCATAATGCAAGGGGAAAAAGACCAATTGGGTGTTATGTGTCGGGCAAAACGAAGCAGATGCATCTATCTGCCTGCTGATTCAGTTAATTATCAGGATGATGAAGGATATTCTTCTGAAGAAACACAAACACCAACTGACCAGTTTGGACTGGATAATTGCCTTAACCAACCTGGTTCGCTGGCAGAAGGTTGCACATCTGAGATGATTGAGACGGATGAATCTGATTCTTCCCCAAGGGATTACTTGGAGACTAGGATGGAGGATGGAGATACCTTAGGAG ATGCTAGTTGTTCCCTTCCACCTGGACGAAAAGATTGTGACCCTTCTGCATATCTTATTTCAGAAAAATTTGGCGATATGTACAATGACGATGTGCCTTTTACTGGCTACACTTCCCAAGTGCATCCTCGTGAACATCCTGCAGATGCTTCTGCTGAGGTGGGAGTTTCCAAATGGCATATGAAAGGAAAACGCAACATCCGTAATCTAGTGAAGATGCCAGCTGATGTAATGGATCACAAGATCAGTATCATTGGTTCAGAGAAATGCAACAGTTCTGCAAGGGAAACAGCATATGGGGCCAAGTGTAGCAGTTCAAGACTGGTGGAGATGGAACATCCCGGCCAGAGGGATGTGGAGCATGGTTCTTGCCATATTAAAACGGAGGAAAACTATTCTTCTGATGAGGCTGATTTGATTGGTGAGGATTTTCTTCAGGATGAAATCAATGGATATAACAATCAAACATATCCGTTAGCCTCTAAAGCATCTAGGGGTCTCAGGAGAAGCCACTTTGGCTTCAACCATTTGGAAAATGATTCTCATTCAATGTCGACATCAGGCTGGGAAGCTGATGGGTCACATCACAGAGCTCGAACGAAATTTTGGGAAGAATCTGATGAGTGCTATGATACTGTTTATGCTGCTCAGGCAAGCAGAGAGATGGGGTCCATTTTGTTTGATGTTAATCTGAAAGTTAAAGCGAGCTATCAAGGTGAGCATGTCCCTCTGGTTTCTCTAATGAGCAGATTGAATGGAAAAGCAATTATAGGGCACCCTGTCCAGATTGAAATTTTAGAAGATGGTTCTGCTGGTCAATATACTTCTAGCAATTATTCTTGTCCGGATGAAAGTGTAGCACACCAACCTGTCTGGAGGACTGCCAGAAGAACAGCCATGCAACGAGTCCCTCGTCCTAATCCGGTGGCATCTTCTTTGGAGGATGATGATGCTGGGATTTCTAGATATTCAGAGCAACAAAGCAGAACTTCAGATCATTCTAAGGACCAGTCCAGATTAGCTAAAAATAAGCTAATGTCCGCTCACCGACCACCCTTGGGGAAGATTCACAAGAAGTCATTGAAAAGGGTAACCTTGTCGAGCCAGAAAACCAGAACACTATCTTCTTTTGCAATTGAACAAAGACTTGGTCGTCAGAATTGCAACACAAGGCTTGCAAGGGGAAGTGATGGATTCAGTGGCTTGATGAAACTGGAGAGGCAAGTGCCTGTAGTTCCATGTGTCCCCGTGAAGGTAGCATATAGTAGGATTCTGGAAGCAGTTAGAAGgccatcatcaaatttgaatcgtgTTCGAATGGCCAATTTAGCAATAAGAGATGCGTCATAG
- the LOC103986655 gene encoding lipid phosphate phosphatase 2, translating to MPDIQLGTHTVRSHGTQVARFHMHDWFILILLAIIDGCLNIIEPFHRFVGRDMMTDLRYPLKSNTVPFWAVPLIGILLPFAIIIGIYVKRKNVYDLHNAVLGLLFSVLITGVLTDAIKDAVGRPRPDFFWRCFPDGKAVYDNITTNVICHGDNSVIKEGHKSFPSGHSSWSFAGLGFLSWYLAGKLKAFDRRGHVAKLCIVFLPLLCASLIAISRVDDYWHHWQDVFAGGFLGLVIASFCYLQFFPPPYDIDGWFPHAYLHAMADSRHNDQPTANPLQSNPLQSRPSEIETVYVSSEGQDGIHSRDTSSILDSMEAGRRQ from the exons ATGCCAGACATTCAGTTAGGCACTCACACAGTGAGATCCCATGGAACACAAGTCGCAAGATTTCACATGCATGACTGGTTCATACTCATACTCCTTGCTATAATAGATGGATGCTTGAATATTATAGAACCTTTTCATAGGTTTGTTGGAAGAGACATGATGACAGATCTGAGATATCCACTGAAAAGCAACACAGTACCATTTTGGGCTGTTCCG TTGATTGGAATTCTATTACCTTTTGCAATAATCATTGGAATTTACGTCAAAAGGAAGAATGTGTATGATTTGCATAATGCCGTACTAG GCTTGCTCTTCTCGGTACTTATAACTGGAGTTTTAACTGATGCAATAAAGGATGCCGTTGGTCGACCACGACCAGATTTCTTTTGGCGATGTTTTCCTGATGGAAAAGCT GTCTATGACAACATAACGACAAATGTTATATGCCATGGGGACAATAGTGTTATTAAAGAAGGGCACAAGAGTTTTCCAAGTGGACATTCGTCAT GGTCTTTTGCAGGTCTAggttttctatcatggtatcttgCAGGGAAACTCAAGGCTTTTGATCGTCGGGGCCACGTTGCAAAACTGTGCATTGTGTTCCTTCCTCTGCTTTGTGCATCTCTTATTGCAATTTCCCGAGTTGATGACTACTGGCATCATTGGCAAGATGTGTTCGCAGGAGGTTTTCTAG GATTGGTAATTGCTTCATTTTGTTACCTGCAATTCTTCCCACCACCTTATGATATAGATG GTTGGTTTCCCCATGCATACTTGCATGCAATGGCTGACTCCAGACACAACGATCAACCAACTGCAAACCCTCTTCAGTCAAACCCTCTTCAGTCGAGGCCATCAGAGATCGAGACTGTTTATGTTTCATCCGAGGGTCAAGATGGGATCCACTCGAGGGACACAAGCTCGATTCTGGACTCGATGGAGGCTGGGAGAAGACAGTGA
- the LOC135614203 gene encoding pathogenesis-related protein PR-4-like — MTMSAKVSSVVAVLLCVAAAASAQQASNVRATYHYYYPAQNNWDLNRVSAYCATWDANKPLEWRKKYGWTAFCGPVGPTGRDACGKCLRVTNTATGTQATVRIVDQCANGGLDLDQGVFSQLDTDGGGYNRGHLIVNYQFVNCGD; from the exons ATGACGATGAGCGCCAAGGTGAGCTCCGTCGTCGCCGTGCTGCTCTGCGTCGCCGCGGCGGCCAGCGCGCAGCAAGCGTCCAACGTCCGGGCGACGTACCACTACTACTACCCGGCTCAGAATAACTGGGACCTGAACCGTGTTAGCGCCTACTGCGCGACGTGGGACGCCAATAAGCCCCTCGAGTGGAGGAAGAAGTACGGCTGGACCGCCTTCTGCGGCCCCGTCGGCCCAACCGGCCGCGACGCCTGTGGCAAGTGCTTGCGG GTGACGAACACGGCGACGGGAACTCAGGCTACGGTCAGGATCGTGGACCAGTGCGCCAACGGAGGGTTAGATTTAGACCAAGGCGTCTTCTCTCAACTGGATACCGATGGTGGCGGCTACAATCGAGGCCACTTGATTGTCAACTACCAGTTCGTCAACTGCGGTGACTGA